In a genomic window of Gloeocapsopsis dulcis:
- a CDS encoding NADH-quinone oxidoreductase subunit M, with translation MLSALILVPLIGAAIVGFFPKAIAPNNSRNIALIFASIPFLLTVVLASQFNPTNVSQQFSEFIPWITVIGLNYHLGVDGLSLPLLVLNGLLTCIAIYSSDEEVHRSRFYYSLILVLSGAVSGAFLAQDLLLFFLFYEIELIPLYLLIAIWGGQRRGYAATKFLIYTATSGILLLASFLGLVWLSGASSFALATLDTNALPLATQIILLGGILLAFGIKIPLVPLHTWLPDAHVEASTPISVLLAGVLLKLGTYGLLRFGLGLLPQAWEVLAPGLAIWAVVSVLYGASCAIAQTDMKKMVAYSSIGHMGYILLAAAAATPLSILASVLQMVSHGLISALLFLLVGVVYKKTGSRDIETLRGLLNPERGLPLIGSLMVLGVMASAGIPGMVGFISEFLVFRGSFPVFPTETVLSMVGTGLTAVYFLLLINRVFFGRLSAQVIDLPRVYFRDRAPAVVLAVLIVIFGLQPTWLTRWSETATTAMSASPVIAQRTQLASDIGDSKF, from the coding sequence ATGCTAAGTGCTTTGATTTTAGTGCCGTTGATTGGTGCAGCAATTGTCGGATTTTTCCCTAAAGCGATCGCACCTAATAATTCGCGTAATATCGCTTTAATCTTCGCTAGTATTCCATTCTTGCTGACAGTTGTCCTCGCATCGCAGTTTAATCCTACCAACGTCAGCCAACAATTTTCCGAGTTTATACCTTGGATCACTGTCATTGGCTTAAACTATCATCTGGGAGTTGATGGTTTATCGTTACCCCTGCTGGTATTAAATGGTCTACTTACCTGTATTGCAATTTACAGCAGCGATGAAGAAGTCCACCGTTCGCGCTTCTACTACTCGCTTATCCTGGTTCTAAGTGGGGCAGTTAGCGGAGCATTTTTAGCACAAGACTTGCTTTTGTTTTTCCTCTTTTATGAAATAGAACTTATTCCGCTGTATTTGTTGATTGCCATTTGGGGAGGACAACGGCGGGGATATGCAGCAACGAAGTTTTTAATTTATACCGCAACCTCTGGAATATTACTTTTAGCGAGTTTCTTGGGTTTGGTTTGGTTAAGTGGCGCTTCCAGTTTTGCGTTAGCTACTCTAGATACCAACGCGTTACCATTGGCAACGCAGATTATTCTCCTAGGGGGAATCTTACTCGCTTTTGGAATTAAGATTCCGTTAGTGCCCTTGCATACCTGGCTACCAGATGCCCACGTAGAAGCTTCTACACCAATTTCTGTATTGCTAGCGGGTGTACTCCTTAAGCTAGGTACATATGGCTTACTGCGCTTTGGTTTGGGCTTATTACCACAAGCATGGGAGGTGTTAGCACCAGGGTTAGCAATTTGGGCAGTTGTGAGTGTATTGTATGGTGCTTCGTGTGCGATCGCTCAAACTGATATGAAAAAAATGGTTGCCTACAGTTCAATTGGACATATGGGCTACATTCTCTTAGCGGCCGCCGCTGCAACTCCACTGAGTATCTTGGCAAGTGTTTTGCAAATGGTCAGCCACGGGTTAATTTCGGCATTACTGTTTCTGTTAGTGGGCGTTGTCTACAAAAAAACTGGCAGTCGCGATATTGAAACTTTGCGTGGTTTACTCAACCCTGAACGCGGTTTACCCCTGATTGGCAGTTTAATGGTGTTGGGTGTGATGGCAAGCGCCGGTATCCCTGGCATGGTAGGATTCATATCTGAATTTCTCGTATTTCGGGGTAGTTTTCCCGTATTTCCTACAGAAACTGTGCTGTCAATGGTTGGAACTGGCTTAACTGCGGTTTACTTTTTATTACTCATTAACCGCGTGTTTTTTGGTCGCCTTTCAGCGCAAGTTATCGATTTACCCCGCGTGTATTTTCGCGATCGCGCCCCTGCTGTTGTATTAGCAGTTTTGATTGTCATTTTCGGATTGCAGCCAACTTGGTTAACCCGTTGGAGTGAAACTGCAACGACAGCTATGAGTGCGAGTCCAGTCATTGCCCAGCGAACACAATTAGCCAGCGACATAGGAGATTCAAAGTTTTGA